Proteins found in one Corynebacterium zhongnanshanii genomic segment:
- a CDS encoding DUF6114 domain-containing protein gives MADTNKAALKKRNRRFARWRSRRPFAGGLLQLMAGIIILTPAYASFEVSNFIIQISAISGVSTMLIGALLIVCGLCSWFTPDTRILTGVAGMLLGIVALPMSNIGGFVVGTLCAVIGSALVLSWTSADKSPQPDAHSAPPAEDPESDGVVPDSSGADSEADSAATADTGATADTSTDSGTSSGKSPGLRVLALLTTLGLVAALAVDGRDDSVAEAQVNLPALPRPEDLPKPEDLLPQNNPELEQLLPPAPALPLPNANEIIENPPIDVAPPEDIQGEMPLQYGTYVIQTDSTALKGKVRMSLIQQNTPNGPAPALRIDADKAVLDNLRVQMPGVGGIKDMNLSSGPGEITTLSGNFHIVVQKITISPQLAGVPTFPITIDASMTPEQITQQLAPIGLGLGEEVSDLMVMKDCYIDTYFVKADYLEAPLSNRISE, from the coding sequence ATGGCAGACACCAACAAAGCAGCCCTTAAAAAGCGCAATCGCCGTTTCGCCAGGTGGCGCTCCCGCAGGCCTTTCGCCGGCGGCTTGCTCCAATTAATGGCGGGCATCATTATCCTCACCCCGGCGTATGCGTCCTTTGAGGTGTCCAACTTCATCATTCAGATCTCCGCCATCTCTGGCGTATCCACCATGCTGATCGGCGCGTTGCTGATCGTGTGCGGCCTGTGCTCCTGGTTTACGCCGGACACGCGCATTCTCACCGGTGTAGCGGGAATGCTGTTGGGCATCGTTGCCCTGCCGATGTCCAACATCGGCGGGTTTGTGGTGGGCACGTTGTGCGCCGTCATTGGCTCGGCGTTGGTGCTCTCCTGGACGTCTGCGGATAAATCTCCTCAACCCGACGCCCACAGCGCGCCCCCCGCCGAGGATCCCGAATCGGACGGGGTTGTGCCGGACAGTTCCGGGGCTGACTCGGAGGCTGACTCCGCTGCAACCGCGGACACGGGCGCAACTGCTGACACGAGCACCGATTCCGGCACCTCCTCCGGAAAGTCCCCGGGCCTGCGCGTTCTGGCTCTGCTGACCACCCTGGGGCTTGTGGCTGCGCTGGCCGTGGACGGCCGCGATGACTCCGTCGCGGAGGCTCAAGTGAACCTCCCGGCCCTGCCGAGGCCAGAGGATCTCCCGAAGCCAGAGGATCTGCTGCCCCAGAACAACCCAGAACTGGAGCAGCTGCTCCCACCAGCACCAGCGCTGCCCCTGCCGAACGCCAACGAGATCATTGAGAACCCGCCGATCGACGTGGCGCCACCCGAGGATATCCAGGGCGAAATGCCCCTCCAATACGGAACCTACGTCATCCAGACGGACTCAACCGCGCTCAAGGGCAAGGTGCGGATGTCCCTCATCCAACAGAACACTCCCAACGGTCCTGCGCCAGCGTTGCGTATCGACGCGGACAAGGCAGTGTTGGACAACCTTCGAGTGCAGATGCCCGGCGTCGGAGGAATAAAGGACATGAACCTGTCCTCCGGCCCAGGCGAGATCACCACCCTGAGCGGCAATTTTCACATTGTGGTGCAGAAGATCACCATCTCCCCGCAACTGGCTGGAGTGCCCACCTTCCCCATCACCATCGATGCCAGCATGACGCCCGAGCAGATCACCCAGCAGCTCGCCCCGATCGGGCTGGGGCTCGGCGAGGAAGTTAGCGACCTGATGGTCATGAAGGACTGCTACATCGACACGTACTTCGTGAAGGCGGACTACCTCGAGGCGCCGCTGTCCAACCGGATCTCGGAGTAG
- a CDS encoding DUF6230 family protein translates to MGHIKKTRFAAILGVGLLATAGTGVAVAQGGLSAHLALSNQIFNLQVSQMDGDNISLFTDSDKMHNGTEAITRLRISKVKVKDVCMAAPMDVPGMGHKTFQMQVPGQNFEAKNLVIGAKDLQGGLKLEGAQIGIDTHQVDPNAAPGTWGIAANKIQAISQKIKVTSMAADELTAAGGKIKIVNDEDAQC, encoded by the coding sequence ATGGGTCACATTAAGAAAACTCGATTTGCCGCAATCCTGGGCGTTGGACTGCTCGCCACCGCTGGTACAGGAGTAGCTGTTGCACAGGGCGGACTGTCCGCACACCTGGCATTGTCCAACCAAATCTTCAACCTCCAAGTCAGCCAGATGGACGGCGATAACATCAGTCTGTTCACGGACTCGGACAAAATGCACAATGGAACCGAAGCCATCACGCGCCTGCGCATCAGCAAGGTGAAGGTGAAGGACGTGTGCATGGCCGCACCGATGGACGTTCCTGGAATGGGACACAAAACCTTCCAAATGCAGGTTCCAGGCCAGAACTTCGAGGCAAAGAACCTGGTCATCGGCGCTAAGGACCTGCAGGGTGGCCTGAAGCTGGAGGGCGCACAAATTGGTATTGACACCCACCAGGTCGATCCGAATGCCGCCCCCGGAACCTGGGGTATTGCCGCCAATAAGATCCAGGCCATCAGTCAGAAGATTAAGGTGACCTCCATGGCCGCCGACGAACTCACCGCAGCTGGCGGAAAGATCAAGATTGTCAACGACGAAGACGCTCAGTGCTGA
- a CDS encoding FAD-dependent oxidoreductase, which translates to MSEQQRPLADSTERYDAIIIGAGTSGLNVARELSRAGWNCLGLEAGTRYNRHTYPTKEAYGSSQMYWGGGIELNTEASLAILRPKVVGGGSILNQALMDRFDEVAFSSWRDKSGVTFLNEDDLDPYYTRAEGNMALQTVPEDNRNKNAEFFAKGFEANGYEYAPLRRAQADCHFEHGNCCIECLSGCRIDSKQSTAVTALPVAEAYGFTLQDRTEVRTIRERSDHVEVTAVVGGPLDKQQTVTYTATRVVLASGAIGNSALLLRSGYGRRLPALGRHFYSHPQYMNVGIYDAPVRAFEGPLQNYKSNDPGFRRQGYKLENVFAGPASIALLMPGFGADHQHVMDQYENMGCVEVCIRDTNPGQITISRKGQPIIKKSLNKEDQRRVKAGKDAIRNLFHSTGAREIIEGEMGIGLHLMGGLCIGTSQTRSVVNPGFQLHGSKRIFAADSSIFPNAPGINPALTIMSLSLMASEVILAES; encoded by the coding sequence ATGTCAGAGCAACAACGACCACTCGCGGATAGCACTGAACGCTATGATGCGATCATCATCGGAGCGGGCACCTCCGGTCTCAACGTTGCCCGTGAACTCTCCCGCGCAGGCTGGAACTGCCTGGGACTCGAAGCCGGAACGCGTTACAACCGCCACACCTACCCCACAAAGGAAGCCTATGGCTCCAGCCAGATGTACTGGGGCGGCGGAATTGAGCTGAACACGGAAGCCTCGCTGGCTATCCTGCGCCCCAAGGTTGTCGGCGGCGGCTCGATCCTGAACCAGGCGCTGATGGACCGCTTCGACGAGGTAGCGTTTAGCTCCTGGCGAGATAAATCCGGCGTGACATTCCTCAACGAGGACGACCTGGATCCCTACTACACCCGCGCCGAGGGCAACATGGCCCTACAGACCGTGCCCGAGGATAACCGCAATAAGAACGCGGAGTTTTTCGCCAAGGGCTTCGAGGCTAACGGCTACGAGTACGCGCCGTTGCGCCGTGCCCAGGCTGATTGCCATTTCGAGCACGGAAACTGCTGCATCGAGTGCCTGTCTGGCTGCCGTATCGATTCCAAGCAATCCACCGCCGTGACCGCCCTGCCCGTGGCCGAGGCCTATGGCTTCACCCTCCAGGATCGCACCGAGGTCCGCACCATCAGGGAGCGTTCGGATCATGTGGAAGTGACCGCGGTGGTGGGTGGCCCTCTGGATAAGCAGCAGACGGTGACGTACACCGCCACGCGCGTGGTGCTGGCGTCGGGTGCGATTGGCAACTCCGCGTTGCTGCTGCGTTCCGGTTACGGGCGGCGTCTCCCCGCGCTCGGCCGTCATTTCTATTCTCACCCGCAATATATGAACGTGGGAATATACGACGCCCCAGTTCGCGCCTTTGAAGGGCCTCTCCAAAATTACAAGTCCAATGACCCCGGATTCCGCCGGCAGGGTTATAAGTTGGAGAATGTCTTTGCGGGCCCTGCTTCTATTGCACTGCTCATGCCTGGTTTTGGCGCCGATCACCAACACGTCATGGATCAGTACGAAAATATGGGCTGCGTTGAGGTCTGTATTCGGGACACCAATCCCGGGCAGATCACGATTTCTCGAAAGGGCCAGCCGATCATTAAAAAGTCGCTGAATAAGGAAGACCAGCGGCGCGTGAAGGCCGGTAAGGATGCGATCCGTAACCTCTTCCATTCCACGGGAGCGCGGGAGATCATCGAAGGCGAAATGGGTATTGGTCTTCACCTGATGGGTGGGTTGTGCATCGGTACCAGTCAAACACGGTCCGTCGTGAATCCTGGTTTCCAGTTGCATGGTTCCAAGCGGATTTTCGCGGCGGATTCGTCCATCTTCCCGAATGCTCCGGGTATTAATCCGGCGCTGACCATTATGTCCCTGTCTCTTATGGCCAGTGAAGTCATCCTGGCGGAGAGCTAA
- a CDS encoding ATP-binding protein has protein sequence MAAKITRSDQLLELLEKLRAHSGDRADVEVKRAQGGLPKNLPATTCAFANMPEGGTIILGVDERTNFSITGVDNPADMEAAVASQTHNTVVPAPVIDTHTVTVSGVSVVIVHVNGLGAVDKPARYKGVAYLRQADGDYAIPEPELRMIEVAKLHASEEAMYDSRPVPLSSVDDLNSAVLKRFIPDIKSSIEQLSREDDESVLRLIKAITPDGELTLAGLYGLGTFPQGEYPALAVTAAVRHSPGEAARTSNLKTFHGSVSELLSQTMNWISRNITTRQVYRADGHMVDEPEIPLHAIREAVSNALIHRDLGPNTVELGKSIDVRLLPDRLTISSPGGLKALSTSQLESREFTRVEVNQRLYRIAKELVDDRGRRIIEGEGGGVRAMFAAMEDAGLPRPKITDTGVKVTVEFFRVDVPRRRTTTPSNPAPAWAEPTGTASRQAQDRQPRSDQAQSGQLDYGMAKNSPAILAAARTLPREFTLRELAHQAKLKENQVRYALKPLLAAGAIIRHGGQGHRTTTYELAPEDHT, from the coding sequence ATGGCAGCCAAGATAACCCGATCGGATCAATTGCTCGAGCTTCTGGAGAAGCTTCGCGCCCACAGTGGCGATCGCGCCGACGTGGAAGTGAAGCGTGCACAGGGCGGGTTACCCAAGAATTTACCTGCTACTACCTGTGCTTTTGCCAATATGCCCGAAGGTGGCACGATCATTCTTGGCGTGGATGAGCGCACTAATTTTTCCATCACAGGGGTGGACAATCCTGCGGACATGGAAGCGGCAGTTGCAAGCCAAACTCATAATACTGTGGTGCCAGCTCCGGTCATTGACACTCACACTGTGACAGTATCCGGTGTATCGGTAGTCATTGTCCATGTCAACGGCCTGGGAGCAGTGGATAAGCCCGCGCGTTACAAGGGTGTGGCCTATCTGCGCCAAGCAGACGGAGACTATGCCATTCCAGAACCTGAGCTGAGAATGATAGAGGTTGCGAAGCTGCACGCTTCTGAGGAGGCGATGTATGATTCTCGGCCTGTGCCACTGAGCAGCGTCGACGATCTTAACTCAGCGGTGCTAAAACGCTTCATCCCTGACATTAAGAGCTCCATTGAGCAGTTGTCGCGCGAAGACGACGAGTCGGTGCTGCGCCTCATTAAAGCCATAACTCCCGATGGTGAACTCACACTCGCAGGGCTGTACGGTCTGGGAACATTTCCGCAGGGCGAGTATCCGGCGTTAGCAGTGACAGCCGCTGTGCGGCACAGCCCTGGAGAGGCAGCACGCACATCAAACTTGAAAACGTTCCATGGTTCTGTGAGCGAATTGCTGAGCCAGACCATGAATTGGATTTCTCGAAACATCACCACGAGACAGGTCTACCGAGCCGATGGGCACATGGTTGATGAGCCAGAGATCCCGTTGCACGCCATCCGCGAGGCCGTGTCCAATGCCTTGATTCACCGTGACTTGGGGCCGAACACCGTGGAATTGGGCAAGTCCATTGACGTTCGGCTGCTGCCAGATCGCTTAACCATTAGCAGTCCCGGTGGCCTGAAAGCGCTGTCCACATCTCAGCTAGAAAGCAGGGAGTTTACGCGCGTTGAGGTCAACCAACGCCTGTACAGGATCGCCAAGGAGCTCGTGGATGATCGTGGCCGCCGCATCATCGAGGGCGAAGGCGGTGGAGTGCGGGCCATGTTTGCTGCCATGGAAGACGCTGGCTTGCCTCGCCCAAAAATCACCGATACAGGCGTGAAGGTGACCGTCGAATTCTTCCGTGTTGATGTCCCTCGTCGACGCACGACGACGCCGTCCAACCCAGCACCCGCCTGGGCAGAGCCTACGGGTACCGCGTCCCGTCAGGCGCAAGATCGCCAGCCACGATCGGATCAGGCACAATCTGGTCAGCTGGACTACGGAATGGCAAAGAACTCACCGGCAATTCTGGCGGCGGCGCGCACATTGCCGCGCGAATTCACACTGAGGGAGCTTGCGCACCAAGCCAAATTGAAGGAAAACCAGGTGCGCTACGCGCTTAAACCACTGTTGGCCGCTGGCGCGATCATTCGGCACGGCGGCCAGGGCCATCGCACGACGACGTACGAACTGGCCCCGGAGGACCACACCTAG
- a CDS encoding DoxX family protein — MSSLAIGGSYLLAAVLAGDALMSIKPPKFISRCLNGVNFPKDWWWALIGIKSLAAAGLIAGAAIGDASVTTTVSAGVLGYFIFAIIAHIRAGFLKQEFWVNCLGMTALSAVVLILNAAAM, encoded by the coding sequence ATGAGTTCACTTGCAATTGGTGGCAGCTACCTCTTGGCCGCGGTCCTTGCCGGCGATGCACTGATGTCGATTAAGCCTCCGAAGTTCATCAGCCGATGCCTGAATGGCGTCAACTTCCCTAAGGACTGGTGGTGGGCCCTCATCGGTATCAAGTCACTCGCAGCAGCAGGCCTCATTGCCGGAGCTGCTATCGGTGATGCTTCGGTCACGACAACAGTGTCTGCAGGCGTACTTGGATACTTTATCTTCGCCATTATTGCCCACATTAGGGCTGGTTTCCTCAAGCAGGAATTCTGGGTTAATTGTCTTGGCATGACGGCACTCAGCGCTGTCGTTCTCATTCTTAATGCAGCAGCAATGTAA
- the katG gene encoding catalase/peroxidase HPI yields the protein MSDQNNAPSEGKCPVMHGPAAGSPTTGSENHKWWPERLNLQLLAQNPPARRPFEEDFDYAAAFESIDYEALKKDISEALVTSHDFYPADFGNYGPGAVRMAWHSAGTYRAQDGRGGANTGQQRFAPINSWPDNILTDRIRRILWPVKKKYGKKISWADLIVLAGNVALEDMGFPTLGFAGGREDTYEPEQVNWGPESEWLGNARYSGTEDSTRDLDNPLAAVQMGLIYVNPEGPDGNPDPKASAHDIRETFARMSMDDEETVALIAGGHTFGKTHGNNSPDVIGPEPEAAPLEHQGIGWRGPVGNDTMGGGPEVTWTYHPTRWDNEFFHILYGYEWELMESKAGAKQWRPIDGGGSDMVPMAHGDGRIEPRMLTSDLALRYDPEYDKISRRFKDDQTAFTDAFARAWFKLIHRDLGPKARYVGPEIPEAEFDWQDPVNPPAHVPSEDEVGQLKEAIARAVDESTLTIGELVTTAWAAASSFRITDFRGGANGARLRLAPQKDWEVNKPEELATVLDKLEAIQNNAGVDVSFADLLVLAGGVGVELAAKAAGHSITVPFTPGRGDATQEQTDEQSFKYMEPIADGFRNYNSGKSALPAEHLLIDRAALLNLTVPEMTVLVGGLRVLGTNHDGSADGVFTSNPGQLSNDFFVNLLDIDTTWTRVDDGAPEANARYEGTTADGTTYTGTRVDLVFGANSELRAIAEVYGADDAADKFLEDFVAAWVKVMEADRFDLHR from the coding sequence ATGTCCGATCAGAACAATGCCCCATCCGAAGGCAAGTGCCCTGTCATGCACGGCCCGGCGGCCGGCTCCCCTACCACCGGTAGCGAGAACCATAAGTGGTGGCCAGAGCGCCTAAATCTGCAGCTTCTGGCTCAGAATCCTCCGGCCCGTCGCCCCTTCGAGGAAGACTTCGATTACGCGGCTGCCTTCGAGTCCATTGATTACGAGGCGTTGAAGAAGGACATCAGCGAGGCTCTGGTGACCTCCCATGACTTCTACCCCGCTGACTTCGGCAACTACGGTCCCGGCGCGGTGCGCATGGCATGGCACTCCGCGGGAACCTACCGAGCCCAGGATGGCCGCGGTGGCGCTAACACGGGTCAGCAACGCTTCGCGCCTATTAACTCTTGGCCGGACAACATTCTGACTGACCGCATCCGCCGCATCCTGTGGCCGGTGAAGAAGAAGTACGGCAAGAAGATTTCTTGGGCTGACCTGATTGTTCTTGCCGGTAACGTTGCCCTGGAGGACATGGGCTTCCCGACCCTCGGCTTCGCCGGTGGCCGTGAGGATACCTACGAGCCAGAGCAGGTGAACTGGGGCCCGGAGTCCGAGTGGTTGGGCAACGCCCGTTACTCGGGAACGGAGGACTCCACCCGCGACCTGGACAACCCGCTGGCCGCTGTGCAGATGGGTCTGATCTACGTCAACCCTGAAGGTCCGGACGGTAATCCTGATCCGAAGGCGTCTGCGCACGATATTCGCGAGACCTTTGCGCGCATGAGCATGGATGACGAAGAGACCGTGGCTCTGATTGCTGGTGGACACACCTTCGGTAAGACGCACGGCAATAACTCCCCTGATGTGATCGGCCCAGAGCCAGAGGCCGCACCGCTGGAGCACCAGGGCATCGGCTGGCGGGGACCGGTGGGCAATGACACCATGGGCGGTGGCCCAGAGGTGACGTGGACCTACCACCCCACCCGCTGGGACAATGAGTTTTTCCACATTCTCTACGGTTACGAGTGGGAGCTGATGGAGTCCAAGGCCGGCGCGAAGCAGTGGCGCCCCATTGATGGCGGCGGCTCCGATATGGTGCCGATGGCTCACGGTGACGGCCGCATTGAGCCACGCATGCTGACCAGCGATTTGGCGTTGCGCTACGACCCTGAGTACGACAAGATTTCTCGCCGTTTCAAGGACGACCAGACGGCGTTCACGGATGCGTTCGCCCGCGCGTGGTTCAAGCTGATCCACCGCGACTTGGGTCCGAAGGCACGCTACGTTGGACCGGAGATTCCTGAGGCCGAGTTCGACTGGCAGGATCCCGTGAACCCACCGGCACATGTTCCTTCCGAGGATGAAGTGGGCCAGTTGAAGGAGGCGATCGCTCGCGCTGTGGATGAGTCCACCTTAACGATTGGCGAGTTGGTGACCACGGCGTGGGCCGCGGCGTCCTCCTTCCGCATCACGGACTTCCGCGGTGGCGCTAACGGTGCGCGCCTGCGCTTGGCCCCTCAGAAGGATTGGGAGGTCAATAAGCCGGAGGAGCTGGCGACCGTGCTGGACAAGCTGGAGGCTATTCAGAACAACGCCGGCGTGGACGTGTCCTTCGCAGACCTGTTGGTCCTGGCTGGTGGCGTGGGTGTGGAGCTGGCTGCCAAGGCAGCTGGCCACTCCATTACTGTGCCGTTCACTCCGGGTCGTGGTGACGCTACCCAGGAGCAGACGGACGAGCAGTCCTTCAAGTACATGGAGCCCATCGCCGATGGTTTCCGTAACTACAACAGCGGTAAGTCCGCCCTACCTGCGGAGCACCTGCTGATTGACCGCGCTGCGTTGTTGAACCTTACTGTTCCGGAGATGACGGTACTGGTCGGTGGCCTGCGTGTGCTGGGCACAAACCACGATGGCTCTGCCGATGGTGTGTTCACCAGCAACCCTGGCCAGCTGAGCAACGACTTCTTCGTGAACTTGTTGGACATTGACACCACCTGGACCCGCGTAGACGATGGCGCTCCGGAGGCTAACGCCCGCTACGAAGGTACAACTGCAGACGGTACTACCTACACGGGTACCCGCGTGGATCTGGTCTTCGGCGCTAACTCCGAATTGCGTGCCATCGCGGAGGTCTACGGCGCGGACGATGCCGCTGACAAGTTCCTCGAGGACTTCGTGGCGGCATGGGTCAAGGTCATGGAAGCAGATCGCTTCGACCTTCACCGTTAG